In Lates calcarifer isolate ASB-BC8 linkage group LG15, TLL_Latcal_v3, whole genome shotgun sequence, one genomic interval encodes:
- the cbx3b gene encoding chromobox protein homolog 3b isoform X1, with product MTFSLGNHFLRASTAIFNFKSFMKSCFAHVNTPERHVCAQKRHRRSPCACGFPATGSKQSRAEQHRSSLSAEIKMRKKQTAKQRKTEETTVVQEFVVEKIIRRRVSNGRVEYFLKWKGFTDAENTWEPEDNLDCPELIEEFLRNTNLSEENEEERTDQEFIPKEEMTEQETEISCMQSQRQAHAVQSDSDVLEPNDEQSDAPPNLSTYLEPECIIGSTDRQGELMFLVKWKNSDDVALLPAREVSARCPQVVIDFYEQKLTWHCGDEEQ from the exons ATGACCTTTTCCCTTGGCAACCACTTCCTCCGAGCATCCACGGCCATCTTTAATTTTAAGTCATTCATGAAAAGTTGTTTCGCTCATGTAAACACGCCCGAGCGACACGTTTGCGCACAAAAACGGCATCGACGTTCGCCGTGTGCATGTGGTTTTCCAGCGACAGGCtccaaacagagcagagcagagcagcaccGCAGCAGCCTGTCCGCCGAGATTAA GATGAGAAAGAAGCAGACTGCCAAACAGAGGAAGACTGAGGAGACCACAGTTGTCCAGGAGtttgtggtggaaaaaataaTTCGCCGGAGGGTCTCTAATGGAAGAGTGGAGTACTTTCTGAAGTGGAAAGGCTTCACCGA TGCAGAAAACACATGGGAACCTGAGGACAATCTGGATTGTCCTGAACTCATTGAAGAGTTCCTGAGAAACACCAATCTGTCAGAAGAGAATGAGGAAGAGCGAACTGACCAAGAGTTCATTCCCAAAGAAGAAATGACAGAGCAAGAGACGGAAATT TCCTGTATGCAGTCTCAGCGGCAGGCTCATGCTGTGCAGAGTGACAGCGACGTCCTCGAGCCAAATGACGAGCAGTCAGACGCCCCCCCCAACCTCAGCACTTACCTCGAGCCTGAATGCATCATTGGCTCCACCGACAGACAGGGAGAGCTGATGTTCCTAGTCAAATG GAAGAACTCAGATGACGTGGCCCTGCTGCCTGCTCGTGAAGTGAGCGCCAGGTGTCCCCAGGTAGTCATCGACTTCTACGAGCAGAAGCTGACCTGGCACTGTGGAGACGAGGagcagtga
- the cbx3b gene encoding chromobox protein homolog 3b isoform X2 has product MRKKQTAKQRKTEETTVVQEFVVEKIIRRRVSNGRVEYFLKWKGFTDAENTWEPEDNLDCPELIEEFLRNTNLSEENEEERTDQEFIPKEEMTEQETEISCMQSQRQAHAVQSDSDVLEPNDEQSDAPPNLSTYLEPECIIGSTDRQGELMFLVKWKNSDDVALLPAREVSARCPQVVIDFYEQKLTWHCGDEEQ; this is encoded by the exons ATGAGAAAGAAGCAGACTGCCAAACAGAGGAAGACTGAGGAGACCACAGTTGTCCAGGAGtttgtggtggaaaaaataaTTCGCCGGAGGGTCTCTAATGGAAGAGTGGAGTACTTTCTGAAGTGGAAAGGCTTCACCGA TGCAGAAAACACATGGGAACCTGAGGACAATCTGGATTGTCCTGAACTCATTGAAGAGTTCCTGAGAAACACCAATCTGTCAGAAGAGAATGAGGAAGAGCGAACTGACCAAGAGTTCATTCCCAAAGAAGAAATGACAGAGCAAGAGACGGAAATT TCCTGTATGCAGTCTCAGCGGCAGGCTCATGCTGTGCAGAGTGACAGCGACGTCCTCGAGCCAAATGACGAGCAGTCAGACGCCCCCCCCAACCTCAGCACTTACCTCGAGCCTGAATGCATCATTGGCTCCACCGACAGACAGGGAGAGCTGATGTTCCTAGTCAAATG GAAGAACTCAGATGACGTGGCCCTGCTGCCTGCTCGTGAAGTGAGCGCCAGGTGTCCCCAGGTAGTCATCGACTTCTACGAGCAGAAGCTGACCTGGCACTGTGGAGACGAGGagcagtga